The following are from one region of the Cetobacterium somerae genome:
- a CDS encoding YgiQ family radical SAM protein produces the protein MFLPTTMEEVKKLGWDSLDIILVSGDTYLDTSYNGTAIIGKWLVKHGFKVGVIAQPDINSDKDITRLGTPNLYWAVSAGCVDSMVANYTAVKKRRKSDDFTPGGINNKRPDRATIQYTNLIRRFFKNSPVPIVLGGIEASLRRVVHYDYWSNSLRRPIIFDAKADILSYGMGEKSMLELANALKNKTDWKNIRGIGYISKEPKEGYLALPSFEECVEKKENFVKAFELFYHNCDPITAKGIYQKNADRYFIQNPPCENFTSQEMDDIYGLDFERDVHPYYKKDGHVKALDTIKHSVTTHRGCYGECNFCAIAVHQGRTVISRSEDSIVKEVTNIANSKGFKGNISDVGGPTANMYGLECTKKLNHGACSHKRCLYPETCPALKLDHSRQISLLKKLKSIDKIKKIFIASGIRYDMILDDNKSGDRYLEELIKDHISGQMKIAPEHTEDKILSLMGKQGKSILKEFKNRFYELNKKHDKKQFLTYYLIAAHPGCNEKDMLDLKRFASSELKISPEQVQIFTPTPSTYSTLMYYTEMNPLNNKKIFVEKDNGKKQKQKDIITQTNKTRRY, from the coding sequence ATGTTTCTACCTACTACAATGGAAGAGGTTAAAAAATTAGGTTGGGACTCTTTAGATATAATACTTGTATCTGGAGATACCTATTTAGATACTTCTTATAATGGTACTGCTATTATCGGTAAATGGTTAGTTAAGCATGGTTTTAAAGTAGGAGTAATCGCTCAACCAGATATTAATTCTGATAAAGACATAACTAGATTAGGAACTCCCAATTTATATTGGGCAGTTTCTGCTGGTTGTGTAGATTCAATGGTTGCTAACTATACTGCTGTAAAAAAAAGAAGAAAAAGTGACGATTTTACTCCAGGTGGAATTAATAATAAAAGACCTGATAGAGCTACTATTCAGTATACAAATCTAATTCGTCGTTTCTTTAAAAATAGTCCTGTTCCCATTGTATTGGGGGGAATAGAGGCTAGTCTTAGAAGAGTAGTTCATTATGATTACTGGAGTAACTCGTTAAGACGTCCTATTATTTTTGATGCTAAAGCTGATATTCTTTCATACGGTATGGGAGAGAAGTCTATGCTTGAATTGGCCAATGCATTAAAAAATAAAACAGACTGGAAAAATATTAGAGGTATAGGTTACATTTCTAAAGAACCTAAAGAAGGATATTTAGCTCTTCCAAGTTTTGAAGAATGTGTTGAAAAAAAAGAAAACTTTGTAAAAGCTTTCGAACTTTTCTATCATAATTGTGATCCTATAACTGCTAAGGGAATTTATCAAAAAAATGCTGATAGATACTTCATTCAAAATCCTCCTTGTGAAAATTTCACTTCTCAAGAGATGGACGATATTTATGGGTTAGATTTTGAAAGAGATGTCCATCCTTATTATAAAAAAGATGGACATGTTAAAGCATTAGACACTATAAAACACTCTGTTACTACACATAGAGGGTGTTATGGAGAATGTAATTTCTGTGCAATTGCTGTTCATCAAGGAAGAACAGTTATTTCTAGAAGTGAAGACTCTATCGTTAAAGAGGTTACAAATATAGCTAATTCAAAAGGATTTAAAGGAAATATATCGGATGTAGGTGGTCCTACAGCTAATATGTATGGTCTTGAATGTACTAAGAAATTAAATCATGGAGCTTGTTCTCACAAAAGATGTCTTTATCCTGAAACTTGCCCTGCTTTAAAACTTGATCATTCTAGACAAATTTCTCTTTTGAAAAAGTTAAAATCAATAGATAAAATTAAAAAAATATTTATTGCATCTGGAATTAGATATGATATGATTTTAGATGATAACAAATCTGGTGATAGATATCTTGAAGAACTTATCAAAGACCATATTTCAGGGCAGATGAAAATTGCTCCTGAGCATACAGAGGATAAAATTCTTTCTCTTATGGGAAAACAAGGGAAAAGCATCTTAAAAGAGTTTAAAAATCGTTTTTATGAGTTAAATAAAAAACATGATAAAAAACAGTTTTTAACTTATTATTTAATTGCTGCTCACCCTGGGTGTAACGAAAAAGATATGTTAGATTTAAAAAGATTCGCATCCTCTGAACTAAAAATAAGTCCAGAGCAGGTACAAATTTTTACTCCTACTCCATCAACTTATTCTACACTTATGTATTATACTGAAATGAATCCACTTAACAATAAAAAAATATTTGTTGAAAAGGATAACGGTAAAAAGCAAAAACAAAAAGATATTATCACTCAAACAAATAAAACTAGGAGGTATTAA
- a CDS encoding TatD family hydrolase translates to MKLVDTHCHLDNEKFDEDRLEVIERIKENLEFCVNIGYDLASSKKSLELAKEYDFIYAVIGVHPIDIAEYSEEVEKELEILGKNPKVVAIGEIGLDYHWMTEPKEVQQERFKRQLELAERLNKPVVIHTRDAMEDTVNILKEYPNITGVIHCYPGSLETAKQLIDRFYLGIGGTLTFKNSKKAVEVVKDIPLDRIVIETDCPYLTPEPFRGKRNEPIYVEYVAKKIAEIKEISVEDITKVTTENAKKLYRIG, encoded by the coding sequence ATGAAATTAGTGGATACACATTGTCATTTAGATAATGAAAAATTCGATGAAGATAGATTAGAAGTAATAGAAAGAATAAAAGAAAATTTAGAGTTTTGTGTAAATATAGGATATGACTTAGCTAGTTCTAAAAAAAGCTTAGAGTTAGCCAAAGAATATGATTTTATATATGCTGTAATAGGAGTTCATCCAATTGATATAGCTGAGTATAGCGAAGAGGTTGAAAAAGAACTTGAAATCTTAGGAAAGAATCCAAAGGTTGTAGCTATTGGTGAAATAGGATTAGATTATCATTGGATGACAGAACCTAAAGAGGTTCAACAAGAAAGATTTAAAAGACAACTAGAGCTTGCAGAAAGATTAAATAAACCGGTTGTTATCCATACAAGAGATGCTATGGAAGATACTGTTAATATTTTAAAAGAGTATCCAAACATAACAGGAGTTATTCATTGTTATCCAGGATCTTTAGAAACAGCAAAGCAATTGATTGATAGATTTTACTTAGGAATTGGTGGAACTTTAACTTTTAAAAATAGCAAAAAAGCAGTTGAAGTTGTAAAAGATATTCCTTTAGATAGAATAGTTATTGAAACTGATTGTCCATATTTAACTCCAGAACCTTTTAGAGGAAAAAGAAATGAACCTATTTATGTTGAATATGTAGCAAAGAAAATAGCTGAAATAAAAGAGATTAGCGTTGAAGATATTACAAAAGTAACTACAGAAAATGCTAAGAAGTTATATAGAATAGGTTAG
- the prfB gene encoding peptide chain release factor 2 (programmed frameshift) produces the protein MDILELKREYNQFKNQIDAIRGSLDLDGRREKIATLEKKTLEDGFWNDKLTSGKIIKEMNEEKDIVKEFESIENMFFDEEVLIDFVSMGEEDFADELEEKHNKLMHMIDNFDTKMLLDGEYDSNNAIVTIHSGAGGTEACDWADMLYRMYMRWFNTRGFKVTEMDYMAGDSVGIKSITLLVEGTRAYGYLKGEKGVHRLVRISPFDANKKRHTSFASVDIMPEVDDTVEITIDSGDLRIDTYRASGAGGQHVNMTDSAVRITHIPTGVVVTCQRERSQLSNRETAMKLLKSKLLELEMKKKEEELKKIQGEQSDIGWGNQIRSYVFQPYTMVKDHRTGVESGNIRAVMDGDIDDFINGYLRWSKNKN, from the exons ATGGATATTTTGGAATTAAAAAGAGAATATAACCAGTTTAAAAATCAAATAGATGCTATAAGGGGGTCTCTT GACTTAGATGGTAGAAGAGAAAAGATTGCCACTTTAGAGAAAAAAACACTAGAGGATGGGTTTTGGAATGATAAACTTACTAGTGGAAAAATAATAAAAGAGATGAACGAAGAAAAAGATATTGTAAAAGAGTTTGAATCTATAGAAAATATGTTTTTTGATGAGGAAGTTTTAATAGACTTTGTTTCTATGGGAGAAGAAGATTTTGCTGATGAGTTAGAGGAAAAGCATAATAAACTTATGCATATGATTGATAACTTTGATACTAAGATGCTTTTAGATGGAGAATATGATAGCAATAACGCTATAGTTACAATTCACTCAGGAGCAGGAGGAACAGAGGCTTGTGACTGGGCTGATATGCTTTATAGAATGTATATGAGATGGTTTAATACTAGAGGATTTAAAGTTACAGAGATGGATTATATGGCAGGAGATTCTGTTGGAATAAAATCAATCACTCTTCTAGTTGAAGGAACAAGAGCATATGGGTATTTAAAAGGAGAAAAGGGAGTTCATAGACTTGTAAGAATATCACCTTTTGATGCTAACAAAAAAAGACATACATCATTTGCATCTGTTGATATAATGCCAGAAGTTGATGATACAGTGGAGATAACAATAGATTCAGGAGATTTAAGAATAGACACATATAGAGCTTCAGGAGCTGGAGGTCAGCACGTAAATATGACTGACTCAGCAGTTAGAATAACTCATATTCCAACGGGAGTAGTTGTAACTTGTCAAAGGGAAAGATCTCAGTTAAGTAATAGAGAGACAGCTATGAAACTTTTAAAATCAAAACTTTTAGAGCTTGAGATGAAGAAAAAAGAGGAAGAATTGAAAAAAATTCAAGGAGAACAAAGTGATATAGGTTGGGGAAATCAAATTAGATCGTATGTATTCCAACCTTATACAATGGTGAAAGATCATAGAACAGGAGTAGAGTCAGGAAACATAAGAGCTGTTATGGATGGAGACATTGACGACTTTATAAATGGATATCTGAGATGGTCAAAAAATAAAAACTAG
- a CDS encoding chromate transporter, translating into MIYFTLFYEFFKIGLFSFGGGLAMLPLMQDVVFRQNWLTEQQFLDIIAISQVTPGPIAINTATFVGHQVAGIPGAFVATFSSALPSFIVILIVASIFYKIKDNPKKDLFFRGVKPVTLALISFAGIIIAKPTFFVNDYSQGIKATFIFLIVFLGTKYISKINPIIILLLTSLLGIFIF; encoded by the coding sequence ATGATATACTTTACACTTTTTTATGAATTTTTTAAAATAGGACTTTTCTCTTTTGGTGGTGGGTTGGCAATGCTTCCTCTTATGCAAGATGTAGTTTTTAGACAAAATTGGTTAACAGAACAACAATTTTTAGATATTATTGCAATATCTCAAGTTACACCTGGTCCTATCGCTATTAATACAGCAACTTTTGTTGGACATCAGGTTGCTGGAATTCCTGGAGCTTTTGTAGCTACCTTTAGTTCTGCCTTGCCCTCTTTTATAGTTATCCTCATTGTAGCTAGCATTTTTTATAAAATAAAAGATAATCCTAAAAAAGACTTATTCTTTAGAGGCGTGAAACCTGTTACTCTAGCTCTTATATCTTTTGCTGGAATAATTATTGCTAAACCAACTTTTTTTGTAAATGATTACTCTCAAGGAATCAAGGCAACTTTTATTTTTCTTATTGTTTTTTTAGGAACTAAATATATTTCTAAAATCAATCCTATAATTATTTTACTACTGACATCTTTACTTGGTATTTTCATTTTTTAA
- a CDS encoding ATP-dependent nuclease: MEIKRLSIKNWQNITYLNIEFEKLLILIGESNKGKTSILKSLSAILGKYEIQNSDFKNENMEIEIKIKYFEKTSGFCTFKLLKRLGEESKYFILNHGKEKELRFDEVKNKLFTINGIIITSKDVGVYNALCQIRDIFILENNESKIVKELESKIQYLKDNFLSQSLQRKVLFSFFKNILDDIEYYRNNLNGRLENLFLIFEEPELHLSPQRSREMYSLLIKLSEIGVQIVMETHSSYFVGLKQYKSICLIKKIKNDIKVYQYTGKLLNGDEIKNFNMNYWINPDRGEMFFAKKVILVEGQTDKIALSYLAKKLGIYNYNYSIVECGSKSIIPQFIKILNAYKIPYVAVYDKDNHKWRNETEIENSNMKNKKIKGLINKYIGDYIEFENDIEEEVYQEERERKNYKNKPYYTLQKISEDEYKIPLKLEEKIKRIYK, translated from the coding sequence ATGGAGATAAAAAGATTAAGCATAAAGAATTGGCAGAATATTACCTATTTGAATATTGAGTTTGAAAAATTATTAATATTAATTGGTGAATCCAATAAAGGTAAAACTAGTATTTTAAAAAGTCTTTCAGCTATCTTAGGAAAATATGAGATTCAAAATAGTGATTTTAAAAATGAAAATATGGAAATAGAGATAAAAATAAAATATTTTGAAAAAACTTCAGGTTTTTGTACTTTTAAATTATTAAAGAGATTAGGAGAAGAGAGCAAATATTTTATTTTAAATCATGGAAAAGAAAAAGAATTGAGATTTGATGAGGTTAAAAATAAACTTTTCACAATAAATGGAATAATAATTACATCTAAAGATGTAGGAGTCTATAATGCGTTATGCCAAATAAGAGATATTTTTATTTTGGAAAATAATGAGAGTAAAATAGTAAAAGAACTAGAAAGTAAAATTCAATATTTAAAAGATAATTTTTTATCTCAAAGCTTACAAAGGAAAGTATTATTTAGTTTTTTTAAAAATATCTTGGATGATATTGAATACTATAGAAATAATTTAAATGGAAGATTGGAGAATCTTTTTTTAATATTTGAAGAACCTGAATTACATTTAAGTCCTCAAAGAAGTAGAGAGATGTATTCTTTGTTAATTAAATTATCAGAGATTGGAGTCCAAATAGTTATGGAAACTCACTCAAGTTATTTTGTTGGATTGAAGCAGTATAAATCAATTTGTCTAATAAAAAAAATAAAAAATGACATAAAAGTTTATCAATATACTGGAAAACTTTTAAATGGTGATGAAATAAAAAATTTTAATATGAATTATTGGATAAACCCGGATAGGGGAGAGATGTTTTTTGCCAAAAAAGTAATATTAGTTGAAGGACAAACAGATAAAATAGCACTATCTTACTTAGCTAAAAAACTAGGGATTTATAATTATAATTATTCAATAGTAGAATGTGGAAGTAAAAGTATTATTCCGCAATTTATAAAAATTTTAAATGCATATAAGATACCATATGTTGCAGTTTATGATAAGGATAATCACAAGTGGAGAAATGAGACTGAAATAGAAAATTCTAATATGAAAAATAAAAAAATAAAAGGACTTATAAATAAATATATAGGTGATTATATAGAGTTTGAAAATGATATTGAGGAAGAGGTTTATCAAGAAGAAAGAGAAAGAAAAAATTATAAAAATAAACCATACTATACTCTCCAAAAGATAAGTGAAGATGAATACAAAATTCCTTTGAAATTAGAAGAAAAAATAAAAAGAATATATAAATAA
- the acpS gene encoding holo-ACP synthase, with product MKFIGIGNDIVEIERISKAIEKNGFKERVFTSKEIAQIQEKGDKAESYAGRFSAKEAISKALGTGVRGFNLVDIEILNNSLGKPEVTLKGNLENKNDRFIVEISISHCKEYATAVAIIMEREVK from the coding sequence ATGAAATTTATAGGAATAGGAAATGATATTGTAGAAATAGAAAGAATATCAAAAGCTATTGAAAAAAATGGTTTTAAAGAGAGAGTCTTTACATCAAAGGAGATAGCCCAAATACAGGAAAAAGGAGATAAAGCAGAAAGTTATGCAGGAAGGTTTTCGGCTAAAGAAGCTATATCTAAAGCTTTAGGAACTGGAGTAAGAGGGTTTAATCTTGTGGATATAGAGATTTTAAATAACTCTTTAGGAAAACCTGAGGTAACTTTAAAAGGGAATTTAGAAAATAAAAACGATAGATTTATAGTAGAGATATCAATATCTCATTGTAAAGAGTATGCAACAGCTGTTGCAATAATAATGGAAAGAGAGGTAAAATGA
- the gltX gene encoding glutamate--tRNA ligase: protein MERRVRTRIAPSPTGDPHVGTAYIALFNLAFAYKNGGDFILRIEDTDQNRYTEGSEQMIFDALKWLGLDYAEGPDVGGPVGPYRQSERFHLYGEYAHKLVEKGEAYYCFCTQDRLEKLRERQKAMGKAPGYDGHCRSLSKEEIEAKLAAGEEYVIRLKMPYEGETIIKDRLRGDIVFENNKIDDQVLLKGDGFPTYHLANVVDDYLMNITHVIRAEEWIASTPKHIQLYKAFGWQEPEFIHMPLLRNSDRTKISKRKNPVSLNWYREEGYLKEGIVNFLGLMGYSFGENKEIFTLQEFKDNFDIDKVSLGGPVFDLVKLGWVNNQHMRMKDLKELTELAVPFFRNAGLIGEELTEKEFDTLSRVVDILREGAQTIKEIVDQSEVYFKDEYTLPVVTEETDKKEVKGIERLYTVIQDETGKKSINLFQEKIAACDEAISIDRAKELLKETLDEVGEGPGKVYMPLRAVLTGLPKGADLYNLVSIIGRDRTLARIERMKKLYNI from the coding sequence ATGGAAAGAAGAGTAAGAACAAGAATCGCGCCTTCTCCAACAGGAGATCCACACGTAGGAACAGCTTACATTGCGTTATTCAACTTAGCTTTTGCTTATAAAAATGGTGGAGACTTTATATTAAGAATAGAGGATACTGACCAAAATAGATACACAGAGGGATCAGAGCAAATGATATTCGATGCTTTAAAATGGCTAGGATTAGATTATGCAGAAGGTCCAGATGTAGGAGGACCAGTAGGACCTTATAGACAGTCTGAGAGATTCCACTTATATGGAGAGTACGCACATAAATTAGTTGAAAAAGGTGAAGCATATTACTGCTTCTGTACTCAAGATAGATTAGAAAAGTTAAGAGAAAGACAAAAAGCTATGGGAAAAGCTCCTGGATATGATGGTCATTGTAGATCTCTTTCTAAAGAGGAAATTGAGGCTAAGTTAGCAGCTGGTGAAGAGTATGTAATCAGACTTAAAATGCCTTATGAGGGAGAAACAATAATAAAAGATAGACTAAGAGGAGATATCGTTTTTGAAAATAATAAAATAGATGATCAAGTTTTATTAAAAGGAGATGGGTTCCCAACTTATCACTTAGCAAACGTTGTAGATGATTACTTAATGAATATTACTCATGTAATTAGAGCTGAAGAGTGGATTGCATCTACACCAAAACATATTCAATTATATAAAGCGTTTGGATGGCAAGAGCCAGAATTTATACATATGCCACTTCTTAGAAACTCTGATAGAACAAAGATATCTAAGAGAAAAAATCCAGTATCACTAAACTGGTATAGAGAAGAAGGGTATCTAAAAGAGGGTATCGTAAACTTCTTAGGATTAATGGGATATTCATTTGGAGAAAATAAAGAGATCTTTACACTTCAAGAGTTTAAAGATAACTTTGATATAGACAAAGTATCTTTAGGAGGACCTGTATTTGACTTAGTTAAATTAGGTTGGGTAAATAATCAACATATGAGAATGAAAGATTTAAAAGAGTTAACAGAATTAGCTGTTCCATTCTTTAGAAATGCAGGATTAATTGGTGAAGAGTTAACAGAGAAAGAGTTTGATACTTTATCTAGAGTAGTTGATATCTTAAGAGAGGGAGCTCAAACTATAAAGGAAATTGTAGATCAATCAGAAGTTTATTTTAAAGATGAGTATACTTTACCAGTTGTAACTGAAGAGACAGATAAAAAAGAAGTAAAAGGAATTGAAAGACTTTATACAGTTATTCAAGATGAAACTGGAAAGAAATCAATAAACCTATTCCAAGAGAAAATAGCGGCATGTGATGAGGCTATTTCTATTGATAGAGCTAAAGAATTATTAAAAGAAACTTTAGACGAAGTTGGAGAGGGACCAGGAAAGGTATATATGCCTTTAAGAGCAGTATTAACTGGACTTCCAAAAGGAGCAGATCTTTATAACCTAGTTTCTATTATTGGTAGAGATAGAACTTTAGCAAGAATAGAGAGAATGAAAAAATTATATAACATTTAA
- a CDS encoding putative manganese-dependent inorganic diphosphatase, translating into MEPILIFGHRNPDTDSICSAISLARLKELKGESAQACRLGNISKETEFVLKSFNIDAPKLLSTVSAQISDLTRVEKKTINHKDSLKRALEIMTEENFSSLPVVNSKNHLRGMIHVSDIANAYLNIDYSELFSKYYTTYENLKDVLEGEVISGEYPSGKIEASLKGVSEYRNIAAGDIVITTTLLDSIDDLIDLGVNMIILCCDKDDVILPRDSKTPILRVNKSLFKTIPLISQSVSILSIMNHEKFYSFSTDDYLIDIKDIMKESTQTNFPVVDKNGEVYGTIRTKNLINFTRKNVVLVDHNEAAQSVAGLKDAKIIQVVDHHKFGNFETNEPVKINAETVGCTCTIIYGLYKEAGIVPPKEIAGLMLSAILSDTLLFKSPTCTEKDIQVVKELAAISGIENYEAFGMDMLIAGTSLSDKTPEEILTMDQKEFSMNGVKLAISQVNTVDVKGVLDQQASLEKAMAETNAKNDYQLSVLVITDIVKAGSMLLVVGEPTLVERGFHTTLTNNTAWVDGVVSRKKQVVPFLMAASQGV; encoded by the coding sequence ATGGAACCAATTTTAATTTTTGGACACAGAAATCCAGATACAGATTCAATCTGCTCAGCTATTTCATTAGCTAGACTAAAAGAATTAAAAGGAGAGTCTGCTCAAGCTTGTAGATTAGGGAACATTAGTAAGGAAACTGAATTTGTTTTAAAAAGCTTTAATATAGATGCACCAAAACTACTTTCAACAGTAAGTGCTCAAATATCAGATTTAACTCGTGTTGAAAAGAAAACTATTAATCATAAAGATTCATTAAAAAGAGCTTTAGAGATAATGACAGAAGAAAACTTCTCTAGCTTACCTGTTGTTAATAGTAAGAATCACCTAAGAGGAATGATTCATGTTTCAGATATTGCTAATGCTTACTTAAACATTGATTATTCTGAATTGTTTTCTAAATACTACACAACTTACGAAAATTTAAAAGATGTTTTAGAAGGAGAAGTTATCAGTGGAGAATATCCTTCTGGTAAAATAGAAGCTAGCTTAAAAGGTGTAAGTGAGTATAGAAACATCGCAGCTGGTGATATCGTTATTACTACAACACTACTTGACTCTATCGATGATTTAATCGATTTAGGTGTTAATATGATTATTCTTTGTTGTGATAAAGATGATGTTATTTTACCTAGAGATTCTAAAACTCCTATTTTAAGAGTTAATAAATCTTTATTTAAAACAATACCATTAATATCTCAATCAGTTTCAATTTTATCAATAATGAATCATGAAAAATTCTATTCATTCTCTACAGATGATTATTTAATTGATATTAAAGATATTATGAAGGAATCTACACAAACAAACTTCCCAGTTGTTGATAAAAATGGAGAAGTTTATGGTACTATAAGAACAAAAAACTTAATCAACTTTACTAGAAAAAATGTTGTTTTAGTTGATCATAATGAAGCTGCTCAATCAGTTGCTGGTTTAAAGGATGCTAAAATAATTCAAGTTGTTGATCATCACAAGTTCGGAAACTTTGAAACAAACGAACCTGTTAAAATAAATGCTGAAACTGTTGGATGTACTTGTACAATTATTTACGGTTTATATAAAGAAGCTGGTATTGTACCACCAAAAGAGATTGCTGGTTTAATGTTAAGTGCTATTTTATCTGATACACTACTATTTAAATCACCTACTTGTACAGAAAAAGATATCCAAGTTGTAAAAGAACTAGCTGCTATATCTGGTATAGAAAACTACGAGGCTTTTGGTATGGATATGCTTATTGCTGGTACGTCTCTTTCTGATAAAACTCCTGAAGAGATTTTAACTATGGATCAAAAAGAGTTTTCTATGAATGGTGTAAAGTTAGCTATTTCTCAAGTTAATACTGTTGACGTTAAAGGTGTATTAGATCAACAAGCTTCTCTTGAAAAAGCAATGGCTGAAACAAATGCTAAAAATGATTATCAATTATCTGTATTAGTTATTACAGATATCGTTAAAGCTGGATCTATGCTACTTGTTGTTGGTGAGCCAACGCTTGTTGAAAGAGGATTCCATACAACTTTAACTAATAATACAGCATGGGTTGATGGTGTTGTATCTAGAAAGAAACAAGTTGTTCCTTTCTTAATGGCTGCTTCTCAAGGAGTGTGA
- a CDS encoding sulfite exporter TauE/SafE family protein, whose protein sequence is MFFIYFITAICATTLGSLAGLGGGVIIKPVLDALGDYNLSTVGVLSSVTVFSMALVATIKQFKSGFKADFNTIILAIGSILGGGIGKKSFDIFLTLFKNESFGKGIQALILIVLLSLVLLKDYLPKYKIKNIFIIFLVGLSLGGIASFLGIGGGPINVAILIMLFSFPTRNAAISSVFIILLSQFSKLFLISIGTGFSIYNLEMLPLMVIGGILGGLIGAKLNHRLSNEYIEKIFNISIILIILLNIFNVYKAFN, encoded by the coding sequence ATGTTTTTTATTTATTTTATAACTGCTATTTGTGCTACAACTTTAGGATCTTTAGCTGGACTTGGTGGGGGAGTAATTATTAAGCCTGTTCTTGATGCTTTAGGAGACTATAATCTTTCTACAGTAGGAGTTCTATCTTCTGTTACAGTTTTTTCCATGGCACTTGTAGCTACTATTAAACAATTTAAATCTGGATTTAAAGCTGACTTTAATACAATTATTTTAGCTATCGGATCTATTCTGGGAGGGGGTATTGGAAAAAAATCTTTTGATATTTTTTTAACTCTTTTTAAAAATGAAAGTTTTGGAAAAGGAATTCAAGCTTTAATTTTAATAGTACTTTTAAGTTTAGTTTTGCTTAAAGACTATCTTCCAAAATATAAAATTAAAAATATTTTTATTATATTTTTAGTTGGACTTTCTCTCGGTGGAATAGCTTCATTTCTTGGCATTGGAGGCGGACCAATTAATGTAGCTATTTTAATTATGTTATTTTCTTTTCCTACTAGAAATGCTGCTATTAGCTCTGTATTTATAATTTTATTATCTCAATTTTCAAAGCTGTTTTTAATCTCTATTGGAACAGGATTTTCTATTTATAATTTAGAAATGTTACCTTTAATGGTTATAGGTGGTATTCTTGGAGGACTTATTGGAGCAAAACTTAATCATCGATTATCAAATGAATATATTGAAAAGATATTCAATATTTCTATTATCCTTATAATTTTATTAAATATTTTCAATGTTTATAAAGCTTTTAATTGA
- a CDS encoding DUF2147 domain-containing protein: MKKYFIILFLVIVSQLFSKDPYIGYWEMPDGKVIIQIEKVNKEYVGYVRWLKDLTYPAGDPMEGIEQIDRKNPNSSLRNRKIMDLQVVGGLKLNKQGTSLVDGWIYDSWNGKKYYGSAKVIDDNTLSLKGSIDPWGVLGYSMKVKRVQLPK, from the coding sequence ATGAAAAAATATTTTATAATCTTATTTTTAGTCATAGTTAGTCAGCTTTTTTCTAAAGATCCGTATATTGGATATTGGGAGATGCCAGATGGAAAAGTAATAATTCAGATTGAAAAAGTAAACAAAGAGTATGTAGGATATGTAAGATGGTTAAAAGATTTAACTTATCCAGCAGGTGACCCTATGGAAGGGATTGAACAGATAGATAGAAAAAATCCTAATTCAAGTTTAAGAAATAGAAAAATTATGGATTTACAAGTTGTTGGAGGTTTAAAATTAAATAAACAAGGAACTTCATTAGTAGATGGGTGGATATATGATTCTTGGAATGGAAAAAAGTATTATGGTTCAGCTAAAGTTATTGATGATAATACATTAAGTTTAAAAGGATCAATTGATCCTTGGGGAGTTTTAGGTTATTCTATGAAAGTTAAAAGAGTACAACTACCAAAATAA
- a CDS encoding NAD(P)H-dependent oxidoreductase subunit E: MKEFYQELDNYIENLEDKKNDYKVLSFVVDELGYLPDEVLNYIAKKMDIFPFSLESTIKFYPKLQKARTKNYVQICTGRNCIQPGLKEKLAELKSEVDFPIEERHCLGRCGKGRALKINEEYYSYKTLEELEKLLLNLK; this comes from the coding sequence ATGAAAGAGTTTTATCAAGAATTAGATAATTATATAGAGAATTTAGAAGATAAAAAAAACGATTATAAGGTTTTATCTTTTGTTGTAGATGAGTTAGGATATTTACCAGATGAAGTTTTGAATTATATAGCTAAAAAAATGGATATTTTTCCATTTTCATTAGAAAGTACAATAAAATTTTATCCTAAGTTACAAAAGGCAAGAACTAAAAATTATGTTCAAATTTGTACAGGAAGAAATTGTATTCAACCTGGTTTAAAAGAAAAACTAGCAGAATTAAAATCAGAAGTTGATTTTCCAATAGAGGAGAGGCACTGTTTAGGACGATGTGGAAAGGGAAGAGCTCTAAAGATTAATGAAGAGTATTATTCGTATAAAACATTAGAAGAATTAGAAAAGTTATTATTAAATTTAAAGTAA